Proteins encoded by one window of Monoglobus pectinilyticus:
- the coaBC gene encoding bifunctional phosphopantothenoylcysteine decarboxylase/phosphopantothenate--cysteine ligase CoaBC — MLLDNKTVVLGVTGGIAAYKALELTSKLVKSGAQVKVIMTKSAVEFVAPLSFQSLSGNPVAIDTFDEPKSWEIRHISLAKAADVFAIVPCTANIIGKIAGGIADDMLTTTVMATKAPVLIAPAMNTNMFENPIVQDNIKKLSEKYHCYHFVMPESGRLACGDTGNGKLAGIDVIFENIAKLALLDSADLTGKKIVISAGATQEKIDPVRFITNHSTGKMGFALARAAMLRGGQVTLVAGHNSCEPITGIKTIDVSSADEMRSSIINESESADIIIMAAAVADFKPSAVSENKIKKKNLNDMSIALSKNPDILKELGEKFDDKKTIVGFAMETEDLIKNASEKCVNKNVDFIVANNLKTTGAGFGTDTNVASLIDRYGNISELPLMDKFELSNIILDKALSINKSK; from the coding sequence ATGCTTCTTGATAACAAAACTGTTGTATTGGGTGTTACCGGTGGAATTGCGGCATACAAAGCCCTTGAGCTTACTTCAAAGCTTGTAAAGTCCGGCGCCCAAGTCAAAGTTATAATGACAAAATCAGCTGTAGAATTTGTAGCTCCGCTGAGCTTTCAGTCCCTTTCAGGCAATCCGGTGGCAATTGATACATTTGACGAGCCAAAATCATGGGAAATAAGACACATATCCCTGGCAAAAGCCGCCGATGTTTTTGCTATAGTTCCGTGTACTGCAAACATCATCGGAAAAATCGCCGGAGGTATCGCTGATGATATGCTGACGACTACGGTTATGGCAACAAAAGCTCCTGTGCTCATAGCTCCTGCCATGAATACAAATATGTTTGAAAATCCAATTGTGCAGGACAATATAAAAAAATTGAGTGAAAAGTATCATTGCTATCATTTTGTTATGCCCGAAAGCGGGCGCCTGGCATGCGGCGATACTGGAAACGGAAAATTAGCCGGAATTGACGTTATATTTGAAAACATCGCAAAATTAGCGCTTTTAGATTCCGCAGACCTAACCGGCAAAAAGATTGTTATCAGCGCCGGCGCAACTCAGGAAAAAATTGACCCTGTAAGATTTATAACAAATCATTCAACCGGAAAGATGGGTTTTGCTCTTGCTAGAGCCGCAATGCTAAGAGGCGGACAAGTTACACTGGTTGCCGGACATAATTCATGTGAACCTATCACTGGAATCAAAACTATTGACGTTTCCTCTGCCGATGAAATGAGGAGTAGTATAATCAACGAGTCAGAAAGTGCAGATATAATAATAATGGCCGCAGCTGTGGCAGACTTTAAACCGTCTGCCGTATCAGAAAATAAGATAAAGAAAAAAAATCTAAATGATATGAGTATAGCTTTATCCAAAAATCCGGATATTTTAAAGGAACTTGGCGAAAAATTCGATGATAAAAAAACGATTGTCGGATTTGCTATGGAAACCGAGGACTTAATCAAAAATGCTTCTGAAAAATGCGTAAATAAAAACGTTGACTTCATAGTCGCAAATAATTTAAAAACTACAGGCGCCGGGTTTGGTACTGACACTAATGTGGCGTCGTTAATTGATAGATATGGAAACATAAGCGAACTTCCTCTAATGGATAAATTTGAGCTGTCAAATATAATTCTTGACAAAGCTTTATCAATTAATAAAAGCAAATAA
- the rpoZ gene encoding DNA-directed RNA polymerase subunit omega translates to MMIKPPITEMVEKTGSRYLLTIETAKRARQLTEGKQPMVDIPSNKEVSIAAEEIYEDKLNYIPTPDIGSL, encoded by the coding sequence ATGATGATAAAACCGCCTATTACTGAAATGGTTGAAAAAACCGGCAGCAGATACTTGCTGACTATTGAAACCGCTAAACGCGCAAGACAGCTGACAGAGGGAAAACAGCCTATGGTTGATATTCCGTCAAACAAAGAGGTATCTATAGCGGCTGAAGAAATTTATGAGGATAAGCTCAACTATATCCCAACGCCGGATATCGGAAGTCTTTAA
- the gmk gene encoding guanylate kinase, translating to MNKRGLLIVVSGPSGVGKGTVLKKLLADNSDIVPSISATTRAPRNGDIEGETYFFKSVDEFKRMIDNNEFMEWAVYNDNYYGTPVKYVNEKLDEGKDVLLEIDVQGALNLQEKYPSAVYIFIAPENIDVLRERLIGRNTETPEEIEDRINAAKWELTKKDKYDYVVVNKIVEDASDEILSILNKRRD from the coding sequence ATGAATAAAAGAGGTCTTTTAATCGTTGTTTCAGGCCCATCCGGTGTTGGTAAAGGAACAGTGCTAAAAAAACTGTTAGCTGATAATTCAGACATTGTTCCGTCAATATCTGCTACCACAAGAGCTCCTAGAAACGGCGATATTGAGGGTGAAACTTACTTTTTTAAATCTGTTGATGAATTTAAGAGGATGATTGATAATAACGAATTCATGGAGTGGGCAGTCTATAACGATAACTACTACGGCACTCCTGTTAAATATGTTAATGAAAAATTGGATGAAGGAAAAGATGTGCTTTTGGAAATTGATGTTCAGGGCGCATTGAATCTTCAAGAGAAATATCCGTCAGCCGTATATATTTTTATTGCTCCCGAAAATATAGATGTACTTCGCGAACGGCTGATCGGTAGGAATACAGAAACTCCTGAGGAAATTGAAGACCGGATAAATGCTGCAAAATGGGAGCTTACAAAAAAAGATAAATATGATTATGTTGTAGTAAATAAAATTGTAGAAGACGCATCAGATGAAATATTAAGTATATTAAATAAAAGGAGAGATTAA
- a CDS encoding DUF370 domain-containing protein, producing MKLINVGFGNIVSGSRVIAIVSPDSAPIKRIIQEAKERGMVIDATCGRRTRSVIVTDSDHIILSAIQTETIAGRAEPKSGDENIEDGGDDDE from the coding sequence ATGAAACTTATAAATGTTGGATTTGGAAACATTGTATCAGGCTCAAGGGTTATAGCAATTGTAAGCCCTGATTCCGCGCCGATAAAAAGAATTATTCAGGAAGCAAAAGAACGCGGTATGGTAATTGACGCAACCTGCGGAAGACGCACTAGGTCAGTTATTGTTACTGACAGCGACCACATTATCCTATCGGCTATACAAACAGAAACTATCGCCGGAAGGGCAGAACCGAAATCCGGTGATGAAAACATTGAAGACGGCGGTGATGACGATGAATAA
- a CDS encoding YicC/YloC family endoribonuclease, which yields MIKSMTGFGRAEMTFDDLYEVKIQIKSVNHRYADYTIKTPRIYSFLEESIRAKLSQNISRGKIEVYVSINKINDDSKEVKINLPLAESYINNLRELSDFGVKDDISMSSMCSLSDIFEVQYKEIDEEAILNMINTALDAALEDFLNMRINEGSRLNNSILEHLNILSSEVEKVEKLSPETITKYKERLEKRLRDALSELESGADDSRILTEVAIFSDKVAVDEETVRLKSHIKEFKNALNSSEPIGKKLDFIVQEMNRETNTIGSKCNDIDLSKIVVEMKSLIEKIREQIQNIE from the coding sequence ATGATAAAAAGTATGACCGGTTTTGGCAGAGCCGAAATGACATTTGACGATTTATATGAAGTTAAAATCCAAATTAAGTCCGTCAACCACAGATATGCTGATTATACTATAAAAACTCCGAGAATTTATAGTTTTCTTGAAGAAAGCATACGTGCAAAATTATCTCAGAATATTTCAAGAGGTAAAATAGAAGTCTATGTTTCCATAAATAAAATCAATGATGACAGCAAAGAGGTTAAAATAAATCTTCCTCTAGCAGAATCGTACATAAATAATTTGCGTGAATTATCCGATTTTGGTGTTAAAGATGATATTTCAATGTCATCCATGTGCTCGCTTTCTGATATATTTGAAGTTCAATACAAAGAAATTGATGAAGAAGCAATTTTAAATATGATAAATACCGCGCTGGACGCTGCTCTTGAAGATTTCTTGAATATGCGTATTAACGAGGGAAGCAGGCTCAACAACAGCATTTTAGAACATTTAAATATTCTGTCGTCAGAAGTTGAAAAAGTTGAAAAACTTTCTCCTGAAACTATAACTAAATATAAAGAAAGACTTGAAAAAAGACTGCGCGACGCATTATCTGAGCTGGAAAGCGGAGCAGATGACAGCAGAATTTTAACCGAGGTCGCAATTTTTTCTGATAAAGTTGCCGTTGATGAAGAAACTGTCAGACTTAAAAGCCATATCAAAGAATTTAAAAACGCTCTTAATTCATCAGAACCAATAGGAAAGAAACTTGACTTTATAGTTCAGGAAATGAACAGAGAAACCAACACTATTGGTTCAAAATGCAATGATATAGACTTATCAAAAATTGTTGTAGAAATGAAATCATTAATTGAAAAGATAAGAGAACAGATACAAAATATTGAATAA
- a CDS encoding C40 family peptidase gives MSFGKSFRRIVATLLVLMTISTFIILPTYADYDEIDEPAQYYGVVQVSTLNVRQSASMDAGVITTLPYGTRVRVNWIEPGWVCVAYNNDGLIGYVSADYLSVYDGTIPEASEGGQAVCDIAAQFLGVPYVWGGTSPNGFDCSGLVQYVYAQLGFKLARVADDQMKEGIPVSRDQLMPGDIIGFSSSGLGGYASHIGIYVGDGMMIHAPHTGDVVKYTSINSDYYASRFAGARRIIY, from the coding sequence TTGAGTTTTGGAAAGAGTTTTAGAAGAATTGTTGCAACACTATTAGTATTGATGACAATTTCTACTTTTATAATACTACCTACATATGCCGATTACGATGAGATCGATGAACCGGCTCAATACTATGGTGTTGTTCAAGTCTCAACACTTAATGTTAGACAAAGCGCATCAATGGACGCCGGTGTAATCACCACGCTTCCGTATGGTACAAGAGTTAGAGTTAATTGGATTGAACCCGGCTGGGTTTGCGTTGCATATAATAATGATGGACTTATTGGTTATGTTTCAGCTGACTATCTTTCTGTTTACGACGGAACGATACCTGAAGCAAGTGAAGGCGGTCAGGCTGTTTGCGATATAGCGGCACAGTTCCTTGGGGTTCCATATGTATGGGGCGGCACTTCACCTAACGGATTTGACTGCAGCGGATTGGTTCAGTATGTATATGCACAGTTAGGATTTAAATTGGCTCGTGTAGCTGACGACCAAATGAAAGAGGGTATTCCTGTTTCAAGAGATCAGTTAATGCCTGGTGATATAATTGGATTCAGCAGTTCAGGTCTTGGCGGATATGCTTCTCATATCGGAATATATGTTGGTGACGGAATGATGATTCACGCGCCGCATACAGGCGATGTTGTTAAATATACCAGTATTAATTCTGATTATTATGCTTCGCGTTTCGCTGGTGCAAGAAGAATTATTTATTAA